One segment of Pseudodesulfovibrio sp. 5S69 DNA contains the following:
- a CDS encoding DMT family transporter: protein MSALFIGAVLISFSSAMVVLAGLPPDVAGFYRLTGGGLAMLAVLARMGKLRLFTPNVIKWGCVAAVFFAGDFVFWHRSIAFVGPGLSTMLGNFQVIPLAIVSALFFKERMPPRMYAAIPLALAGLYLMVGVGWSGFTADYRLGVFYGLATACFYALYMLSLKYSLAKDKTDSLVLASAAALATGLILGAFAVVEGESFAIPTLKSLAAISTLALVCHAVGWFLITRGIQTVRGALVGLILLLQPTLSFVWDILFFGKAVNLVELSGVALALVGIYIGSQGGRKKSRA, encoded by the coding sequence GTGAGCGCGCTGTTCATCGGCGCGGTGCTGATCAGCTTCTCCTCGGCCATGGTGGTCCTGGCCGGGTTGCCCCCGGACGTGGCCGGGTTCTACCGCCTGACCGGCGGCGGGCTGGCCATGCTCGCGGTCCTGGCCCGCATGGGCAAGCTCAGGCTGTTCACCCCCAACGTCATCAAATGGGGCTGCGTGGCCGCCGTGTTCTTTGCGGGCGACTTTGTGTTCTGGCACCGCTCCATCGCCTTTGTCGGGCCGGGCCTGTCCACCATGCTCGGCAACTTTCAGGTCATCCCCCTGGCCATCGTCTCGGCCCTGTTCTTCAAGGAGCGCATGCCGCCGCGCATGTACGCGGCCATCCCGCTGGCTCTGGCCGGACTCTATCTCATGGTCGGCGTGGGCTGGTCCGGCTTTACCGCCGACTACAGGCTGGGCGTGTTCTACGGGCTGGCCACGGCCTGCTTCTACGCCTTGTACATGCTCTCGCTGAAATACTCCCTGGCCAAGGACAAGACGGACTCCCTGGTCCTGGCCTCGGCCGCGGCCCTGGCCACCGGCCTGATCCTCGGCGCGTTCGCCGTGGTCGAGGGCGAGTCCTTCGCCATCCCCACCCTCAAGTCCCTGGCCGCCATCTCCACCCTGGCCCTGGTCTGCCACGCCGTGGGCTGGTTCCTGATCACCCGCGGCATCCAGACCGTGCGCGGCGCCCTGGTCGGCCTCATCCTGCTCCTGCAACCGACCCTCTCCTTTGTCTGGGACATCCTCTTCTTCGGCAAGGCGGTCAATTTGGTGGAGCTGTCCGGTGTCGCCCTGGCTCTCGTGGGCATCTACATCGGCTCTCAGGGCGGAAGGAAGAAGTCTCGCGCATAG
- a CDS encoding epoxyqueuosine reductase QueH, with protein sequence MSRVLLHICCGPCSITTLKTLLAEGHEVTGLFYNPNIHPLTEYVKRRDGCLAVAERLGVKVIVKDDEYRPQEWFRAVAHRENNRCFHCYAMRLERTAQIAKRGNFDLFTTTLLYSKYQKHDEIAALGRDLESAKTKFLYHDFREGWSEGIETSKEWEIYRQQYCGCLYSENERYKRELMG encoded by the coding sequence ATGTCAAGAGTTCTGCTGCATATCTGTTGTGGGCCGTGTTCCATCACCACGCTCAAGACGCTGCTGGCCGAGGGGCACGAGGTCACGGGGCTGTTCTACAACCCGAACATCCACCCGCTCACGGAGTACGTGAAGCGGCGGGACGGCTGTCTGGCCGTGGCCGAGAGACTCGGCGTGAAGGTCATCGTCAAGGACGACGAGTACCGGCCGCAGGAGTGGTTCCGGGCCGTGGCCCACCGCGAGAACAACCGCTGCTTCCACTGCTACGCCATGCGCCTGGAGCGCACCGCGCAGATCGCCAAACGGGGCAATTTCGATCTCTTCACCACCACCCTGCTCTATTCCAAGTACCAGAAGCACGACGAGATCGCGGCCCTGGGCCGGGACCTGGAGTCGGCCAAAACGAAATTTTTGTACCACGACTTCCGCGAGGGCTGGAGCGAGGGCATCGAGACCTCGAAAGAGTGGGAAATCTACCGCCAGCAATACTGCGGCTGCCTGTACAGCGAGAACGAGCGGTACAAGCGGGAGTTGATGGGCTAG
- a CDS encoding VOC family protein: MARYTGINHLAMVTGDMDGTIRFWRDLLGMRLVVGLGRPGYRHYFFEIAENDMIAFFEWDGVEPLDEKDHGFPVRGKVAFDHIAFGVAAEDDLWELKDKLEAADVWCSEVVDHGFIHSIYAFDPNNIPIEFSAPVPGVDIRKTPVMTDTKPSAEARKGPDPRPGVWPEVTAPTPEEDKAVYEGEGHKIVEALEKLGQGE; the protein is encoded by the coding sequence ATGGCACGATACACCGGCATCAACCATTTGGCCATGGTCACCGGCGACATGGATGGGACCATCCGCTTCTGGCGCGACCTGCTGGGCATGCGGTTGGTGGTCGGCCTTGGGCGCCCCGGCTACCGCCACTATTTCTTCGAGATCGCGGAAAACGACATGATCGCCTTCTTCGAGTGGGACGGCGTGGAGCCGCTGGACGAAAAGGACCACGGGTTTCCGGTCCGGGGCAAGGTCGCCTTCGACCACATTGCCTTCGGCGTGGCCGCCGAGGACGATCTGTGGGAGCTCAAGGACAAACTGGAGGCCGCGGACGTGTGGTGCTCCGAGGTGGTGGACCACGGGTTCATCCACTCCATCTACGCCTTCGATCCGAACAATATCCCCATCGAGTTCAGCGCCCCGGTGCCCGGCGTGGACATCCGCAAGACCCCGGTCATGACCGACACGAAGCCGAGCGCGGAGGCCCGCAAGGGGCCCGACCCGCGGCCCGGCGTCTGGCCCGAGGTGACCGCGCCCACGCCCGAGGAGGACAAGGCCGTGTACGAGGGTGAGGGGCACAAGATCGTCGAGGCCCTGGAAAAGCTCGGGCAAGGGGAGTAG
- a CDS encoding M24 family metallopeptidase, whose amino-acid sequence MDKSVFEKRREELKSEMHARGLSAMLVSLAANRYYLSGFELHDAQCNESSGWVVVTPGDDYLFTDPRYLDAARQVWDENNLCIYTARKHKEIAEFLKGRGVDSLGFEPKALHLFDYDKLAEEFTLTPTENLVESLRIIKDQDEIRRMDESMRLNHELFEYIEGELIPGRTEKEIAWLVEKFFREHGAQELAFSTIVGVGPNAALPHCIPGETKLRENDMVLIDTGCRLLDYNSDQTRTFWVGDKPSDRFRKTMDQVRAAQQAAINIIRPGLSCVEAYRAAYAVFEKDGVEALFTHGLGHGVGLETHEPPSLSRAGQGQLEPGMVVTVEPGLYDPAWGGIRWEYQVFITEDGCRVM is encoded by the coding sequence ATGGACAAATCCGTATTCGAAAAACGCCGCGAGGAGCTCAAGAGCGAAATGCACGCCCGCGGCCTGTCCGCCATGCTCGTCTCGCTGGCGGCCAACCGGTATTACCTGAGCGGCTTCGAGCTGCACGACGCGCAGTGCAACGAATCGTCCGGCTGGGTGGTCGTCACCCCCGGCGACGACTACCTGTTCACCGACCCGCGTTATCTGGACGCGGCCCGGCAGGTCTGGGACGAGAACAACCTGTGCATCTACACGGCCCGCAAGCACAAGGAGATCGCCGAATTCCTCAAGGGACGCGGCGTCGATTCCCTGGGCTTCGAGCCCAAGGCCCTGCACCTGTTCGACTACGACAAGCTGGCCGAGGAGTTCACCCTGACTCCCACCGAAAACCTCGTGGAGTCCCTGCGGATCATCAAGGACCAGGACGAAATCCGCCGCATGGACGAGTCCATGCGCCTCAACCACGAGCTGTTCGAATACATCGAGGGCGAGCTGATCCCCGGACGCACCGAAAAGGAAATCGCCTGGCTGGTGGAGAAATTCTTCCGCGAGCACGGCGCCCAGGAGCTGGCCTTCTCGACCATCGTGGGCGTGGGCCCCAACGCGGCCCTGCCCCACTGCATCCCCGGCGAGACCAAGCTGCGCGAGAACGACATGGTCCTCATCGACACCGGCTGCAGGCTGCTCGACTACAACTCGGACCAGACCCGGACCTTCTGGGTCGGCGACAAGCCGTCCGACCGCTTCCGGAAAACCATGGACCAGGTGCGCGCCGCCCAGCAGGCGGCCATCAACATCATCCGCCCCGGCCTGTCCTGCGTGGAGGCCTACCGGGCCGCCTACGCGGTCTTTGAAAAGGACGGCGTGGAAGCCCTGTTCACCCACGGCCTGGGCCACGGCGTGGGCCTGGAAACCCACGAACCCCCGTCCCTGTCCCGCGCGGGCCAGGGACAGCTCGAACCCGGCATGGTCGTCACCGTCGAGCCCGGCCTCTACGACCCCGCCTGGGGCGGCATCCGCTGGGAATACCAGGTCTTCATCACCGAAGACGGCTGCCGCGTCATGTAA
- the sfsA gene encoding DNA/RNA nuclease SfsA, with protein MSRPAAHIPFHAPCRRAAFVRRIKRFTVEAEALDGPDKGALLAAHTNNTGSMLGLLRPGGTALLSPAANPDRKLKYTLEGLELAGAMVGVNTLTPNRMLYAAWQTGSLPEMDGYDHFQKEAKVGQSRLDAHLTGAPGDLWVECKNVTLVEDDVALFPDAVTERGQKHLRELMALAGTGARVVLFFLVQRPDGHCFGPADMIDPVYAELFYAALDAGVEAWPYVAQVDETGITLGRRLKVVAP; from the coding sequence GTGTCCAGACCCGCCGCCCATATTCCCTTTCATGCCCCGTGCCGCCGGGCCGCCTTTGTCCGTCGGATAAAGCGGTTCACCGTGGAGGCCGAGGCCCTGGACGGCCCGGACAAGGGCGCGCTGCTTGCGGCCCACACCAACAATACCGGGTCCATGCTCGGCCTGCTCCGGCCGGGCGGGACGGCCCTACTCTCGCCCGCGGCCAACCCGGACCGCAAGCTCAAGTACACCCTGGAGGGGCTGGAACTGGCCGGGGCCATGGTCGGGGTGAACACGCTCACGCCCAACCGCATGCTCTACGCGGCCTGGCAGACGGGTTCCCTGCCCGAGATGGACGGGTACGATCATTTCCAGAAAGAGGCCAAGGTGGGCCAAAGCCGACTGGATGCGCACCTGACCGGCGCGCCCGGCGACCTGTGGGTGGAGTGCAAGAACGTCACCCTGGTGGAGGACGACGTGGCCCTGTTTCCGGACGCGGTCACCGAGCGCGGTCAGAAGCACCTGCGCGAGCTCATGGCCCTGGCCGGGACCGGCGCGCGCGTGGTCCTGTTCTTCCTGGTCCAGCGGCCCGACGGCCATTGTTTCGGCCCGGCGGACATGATCGATCCGGTTTACGCGGAGTTGTTCTACGCGGCCCTGGACGCCGGGGTCGAGGCCTGGCCCTATGTGGCCCAGGTGGACGAGACCGGCATCACGCTGGGCCGCAGGCTCAAGGTGGTGGCCCCGTGA
- a CDS encoding potassium transporter Kup, translated as MEHTDNPTGKRLAALSLAALGVVFGDIGTSPLYALRECFHGEYGIAVTPENVLGVLSLIFWALMLIVSFKYLTMVLRADHDGEGGVLALTTLVKPRREHMTKGAWILIILGLFAACLLYGDGMITPAISVLSAVEGLGHITPLFDPYILHITLAILISLFLLQRHGTAKVGTLFGPVILIWMTTLALLGLHQVIKNPSVFAAILPWHGLHFLIANKVHGFVVLGAVFLVATGAEAIYADLGHFGRKPIRLTWFLVALPALLLNYFGQGAHLLAVPQDAFHPFYAIVPRWAIIPMVILATMATIVASQAVITGAFSLTSQAVQLGYLPRLRVTHTSSTHMGQIYVAPVNWLLMVCTVGLVLGFRTSSKLAAAYGVAVTASMLVTATLFYVVMRRRWEWKLPVAVGLTALFFTVDFSFFAANMTKIAHGAWFPLVIALLVLAVMLTWEKGSEILAVRARGLTRPLDAFLKEISENPPKRVPGQAVFLTRSHTTVPVAMIQNLRHNKVLHSEVYFLNIRTEQIPRVPNFEKIELERFGSGVLRVIAHFGYMEEPTVAVIFALCKDKGVNVDINTASFFLGREKLTVGDPPAMSRWRSGLYLFLARNGMDPAAFFDIPSEQVIEVGARLQI; from the coding sequence ATGGAACATACCGATAATCCGACGGGCAAACGGTTGGCAGCCCTTTCCCTGGCCGCGCTGGGCGTGGTCTTCGGCGACATAGGCACCAGCCCCCTGTATGCCCTGCGCGAGTGTTTTCACGGCGAATACGGCATCGCGGTCACCCCGGAGAACGTCCTGGGCGTCCTGTCCCTGATCTTCTGGGCGTTGATGCTCATCGTCTCCTTCAAGTACCTGACCATGGTGCTGCGCGCCGACCACGACGGCGAGGGCGGTGTGCTGGCGCTGACCACCCTGGTCAAACCGCGCCGGGAGCACATGACCAAGGGGGCCTGGATCCTGATCATCCTCGGCCTGTTCGCGGCCTGCCTGCTTTACGGCGACGGCATGATCACCCCGGCCATCTCGGTCCTGAGCGCGGTGGAGGGGCTGGGGCACATCACGCCGCTGTTCGATCCGTACATCCTGCACATCACCCTGGCCATCCTGATCAGCCTGTTCCTGCTGCAACGCCACGGCACGGCCAAGGTCGGCACCCTGTTCGGCCCGGTCATCCTGATCTGGATGACCACCCTGGCCCTGCTCGGCCTGCACCAGGTAATCAAGAACCCCTCGGTGTTCGCGGCCATCCTGCCCTGGCACGGCCTGCATTTTCTGATCGCCAACAAGGTCCACGGCTTCGTGGTCCTGGGCGCGGTCTTCCTGGTGGCCACCGGGGCCGAGGCCATCTACGCGGACCTGGGCCATTTCGGGCGCAAGCCCATTCGGCTGACCTGGTTCCTGGTGGCCCTGCCCGCCCTGCTGCTCAACTATTTCGGCCAGGGTGCGCACCTGCTGGCCGTGCCCCAGGACGCCTTCCACCCGTTCTATGCCATCGTGCCCCGCTGGGCGATCATCCCCATGGTCATCCTGGCCACCATGGCTACCATCGTGGCCTCGCAGGCGGTCATCACCGGGGCCTTTTCCCTGACCTCCCAGGCGGTCCAGCTCGGTTACCTGCCGAGGCTGCGCGTGACCCACACCTCGTCCACGCACATGGGCCAGATCTACGTGGCCCCGGTCAACTGGCTGCTGATGGTCTGCACCGTCGGCCTGGTCCTGGGTTTCCGGACTTCGAGCAAGCTGGCCGCGGCCTACGGCGTGGCCGTGACCGCGAGCATGCTGGTCACCGCCACCCTGTTCTACGTGGTCATGCGCAGGCGCTGGGAGTGGAAACTGCCCGTGGCCGTCGGGCTCACGGCCCTGTTCTTCACCGTGGACTTCTCGTTCTTCGCCGCGAACATGACCAAGATCGCCCACGGCGCGTGGTTCCCCCTGGTCATCGCCCTGCTGGTCCTGGCCGTGATGCTCACCTGGGAGAAGGGCAGCGAGATCCTGGCCGTCCGCGCCCGTGGATTGACCCGCCCCCTGGATGCCTTCCTCAAGGAGATCAGCGAGAATCCGCCCAAGCGCGTTCCGGGGCAGGCCGTGTTCCTGACCCGCAGCCACACCACCGTGCCGGTGGCCATGATCCAGAACCTGCGCCACAACAAGGTCCTGCACTCCGAGGTCTACTTCCTGAACATCCGCACCGAGCAGATCCCCCGCGTGCCCAACTTCGAGAAGATCGAGCTGGAGCGGTTCGGCTCGGGTGTGCTCCGGGTCATCGCCCACTTCGGCTACATGGAAGAGCCCACCGTGGCCGTGATCTTCGCCCTGTGCAAGGACAAGGGCGTGAACGTGGACATCAACACAGCCAGCTTCTTCCTGGGCCGCGAAAAGCTGACCGTGGGCGATCCCCCGGCCATGAGCCGCTGGCGCTCCGGCCTCTACCTCTTCCTGGCCAGGAACGGCATGGACCCGGCGGCGTTCTTCGATATCCCCTCCGAGCAGGTCATCGAAGTCGGCGCTCGATTACAGATATAG
- a CDS encoding choice-of-anchor A family protein, whose product MKTSIFILITLLALALAASPARAGYIDLGEAGEYNAFILGEFSSGASDTQGRLAVGGNATMSPYSVGYALPDGYSGYSLVVGGNLNYNGGDVYHGDVAVGGSVLSSPDVDSGTLYAGTSVINFKEQAAYLRALAVTLGGYAATGTDVLGGNVLTLTGDGSSQLQVFNLDGADLLGSTELSLGGIADGSTILINVSGKESGLVGMGMVDLTAYRNDILFNFYETESLYLDGVGVQGSILAPNATVTGYYDKISGGGGSIDGTLIADFYYAHIQQHDVPFNSTTPVPEPGTFAIMGLGLLGLVGFMRRRGQRA is encoded by the coding sequence ATGAAGACGTCCATATTTATCCTTATCACCCTGCTGGCACTGGCCCTCGCGGCCTCCCCCGCGCGGGCGGGCTACATCGACCTCGGCGAGGCCGGGGAGTACAACGCGTTCATCCTCGGCGAGTTTTCGAGCGGCGCCTCCGATACCCAGGGCCGTCTGGCCGTGGGGGGCAACGCCACCATGAGTCCGTACTCCGTCGGGTATGCCCTGCCCGACGGCTACTCCGGCTACTCACTGGTGGTGGGGGGAAACCTCAACTACAACGGCGGGGATGTCTACCACGGCGACGTGGCCGTGGGCGGCTCTGTCTTGTCATCCCCGGACGTGGACAGCGGGACCCTGTATGCAGGCACCAGCGTGATCAATTTCAAGGAACAGGCGGCCTACCTCCGGGCCCTGGCCGTCACACTGGGCGGCTACGCGGCGACCGGCACGGACGTCCTGGGCGGGAACGTCCTGACCCTGACCGGCGACGGCAGTTCTCAGTTGCAGGTGTTCAACCTCGACGGCGCCGACCTTTTGGGCAGCACCGAACTGAGCCTCGGCGGGATCGCCGACGGATCGACCATCCTGATCAACGTCTCCGGCAAGGAATCCGGGCTGGTCGGCATGGGCATGGTGGATCTCACGGCCTACCGCAACGACATCCTGTTCAATTTTTACGAGACCGAGAGCCTGTATCTGGACGGCGTCGGCGTCCAGGGCTCCATCCTGGCCCCGAATGCCACCGTAACCGGCTACTATGACAAAATCAGCGGCGGAGGGGGCAGCATAGACGGAACCCTCATCGCGGATTTCTACTATGCGCATATTCAGCAGCACGACGTCCCGTTCAACAGCACCACGCCGGTGCCCGAACCCGGCACCTTCGCCATCATGGGGCTCGGGCTCCTGGGGCTGGTCGGTTTCATGCGGCGGCGCGGACAACGCGCCTAG
- a CDS encoding acyl-CoA thioesterase: MKAKSAAESEVIMTHLVMPQDANPAGNLHGGVILKHVDTTGGVVAKRHSRSNTVTVSIDRMAFKQPAYMGELLIFKASLNHVGRTSMEIGVRVEAENLRTGEVRHTNSAYLTYVALDDNGKPTEVPPLKLETETAKRRYKEAELRREMRKRERELEEGKKLCQPNKDQ, encoded by the coding sequence ATGAAAGCAAAATCCGCAGCAGAATCCGAGGTGATCATGACCCACCTCGTCATGCCCCAGGACGCCAACCCCGCAGGCAACCTGCACGGCGGCGTCATACTCAAGCACGTGGACACGACCGGCGGCGTGGTGGCCAAACGCCACTCGCGCAGCAACACCGTGACCGTGTCCATCGACCGCATGGCCTTCAAGCAGCCCGCCTACATGGGCGAGTTGCTCATCTTCAAGGCCAGCCTGAACCACGTGGGCCGCACCTCCATGGAGATCGGCGTGCGCGTGGAGGCCGAAAACCTGCGCACCGGCGAGGTCCGCCACACCAACTCCGCCTACCTGACCTACGTGGCCCTGGACGACAACGGCAAACCTACCGAAGTCCCGCCCCTCAAACTTGAAACCGAGACCGCCAAACGCCGCTACAAGGAAGCCGAACTCCGCCGCGAAATGCGCAAACGGGAACGGGAACTCGAAGAAGGCAAAAAACTCTGCCAACCCAACAAAGACCAGTAG
- the hemW gene encoding radical SAM family heme chaperone HemW yields the protein MGRIYGENVPVRAAFPEAGSKPVQVADHGKGLLLYIHVPFCRSRCHYCSFHSQSFDQATFAWYVSLLLKEIELWGRRLQRPRLRTVYFGGGTPSLIPLAQLDRIMKALNKAFVFNPGIEATIEANPDSAQDVSYFRGLLSLGFNRLSLGMQSLKDADLQTMGRPHSVAMAYQAFDQARRAGFGNIGVDLIWGLPGQKLKVWLDQLRIVSEMRPEHISAYNLTLEEGTVMARRCAEGGDLSLPLDQEQGRMFVYGAEYLESVGYLHYEVSNFARMGFMSVHNSGYWDGSDYLGLGPSAVSTLGRRRFTVPRYMDEYDAFVRGELVGSDYEELTDEVLLEEMVMLSLRTSKGLDLKEYRRRTGFDLIKRKEQLISALHRENLVRISGGRLRLTKNGMLVSNVIIERLAFGD from the coding sequence GTGGGCAGGATATACGGCGAGAACGTCCCGGTCAGGGCCGCCTTTCCCGAGGCCGGGTCCAAGCCGGTGCAGGTCGCGGATCACGGCAAGGGGCTGCTGCTCTACATCCACGTGCCGTTCTGCCGCTCCCGGTGCCACTACTGCTCCTTCCACTCCCAATCCTTCGACCAGGCCACCTTCGCCTGGTACGTCTCCCTGCTGCTCAAGGAGATCGAGCTGTGGGGACGGCGGTTGCAACGCCCCAGGCTGCGCACGGTCTATTTCGGCGGCGGCACCCCGTCCCTGATCCCCCTGGCCCAGCTCGACCGGATCATGAAGGCGCTGAACAAGGCGTTCGTCTTCAATCCGGGGATCGAGGCGACCATCGAGGCCAATCCGGATTCGGCCCAGGACGTCAGCTACTTCCGGGGGCTGTTGTCCCTGGGCTTCAACCGGCTGTCGCTGGGCATGCAGAGCCTCAAGGACGCGGACCTCCAGACCATGGGCCGCCCGCACTCGGTGGCCATGGCCTACCAGGCCTTTGACCAGGCGCGCCGGGCCGGGTTCGGCAACATCGGCGTGGACCTCATCTGGGGGTTGCCCGGCCAGAAACTCAAGGTCTGGCTCGACCAGTTGCGCATCGTCTCGGAGATGCGGCCCGAGCACATTTCGGCCTACAACCTGACCCTGGAGGAAGGCACGGTAATGGCCAGGCGCTGCGCCGAGGGCGGCGACCTGAGCCTGCCGCTGGACCAGGAACAGGGGCGCATGTTCGTCTACGGGGCCGAGTATCTGGAGTCCGTGGGCTACCTGCACTATGAGGTCTCCAACTTCGCGCGCATGGGGTTCATGTCCGTGCACAACTCCGGGTACTGGGACGGATCCGACTACCTCGGGCTGGGGCCGTCGGCCGTGTCCACCCTGGGACGCAGGCGGTTCACGGTGCCGCGCTACATGGACGAATACGACGCCTTTGTCCGCGGCGAACTGGTCGGCAGCGACTACGAGGAACTGACCGACGAGGTCCTGCTCGAGGAGATGGTCATGCTCTCCCTGCGCACGAGCAAGGGGCTGGACCTGAAGGAATACCGCAGGCGCACCGGCTTCGACCTGATCAAGAGGAAGGAGCAGTTGATCAGCGCCTTGCACCGCGAGAACCTGGTGCGCATCTCGGGCGGCAGGCTCCGGCTGACCAAGAACGGCATGCTCGTGTCCAACGTGATCATTGAACGGCTCGCCTTCGGCGATTAG
- a CDS encoding protoporphyrinogen/coproporphyrinogen oxidase yields MKTKYLIIGAGPTGLGAAHRLKELGEADFLVLERNPHAGGLAASFRDDNGFTWDIGGHVVFSHYDYFDALMDSLLGCERLEHQRESWIRTNRTWVPYPFQNNIRHLPKAARWECVEGLLPGNRPDTPPENFAQWIDAVFGRGIARHFMDPYNFKVWATPPELMQFGWIGERVSVVDLKKVLRNIILERDDVGWGPNNTFKFPLKGGTGEIFRRLADRLADRIKYDQSVNRIDAQSKTVTTEQGLTVGYEALLNTAPLDILARDWLTDAPDAMVDAAGRLTHNSVYVAGVGLDMEPDAVPDPRCWMYFPESDSPFYRVTNFHNYSPNNTAKPGEQAAFMCETSFSEHKPENVHELMDRTVQGLVNSALLRGDRVDDILTRWEMAVDYGYPVPCLARDKALNVLQPGLEAMGIQSRGRFGGWKYEVSNMDHSVMQGVEWAERMVSGTPEKTYTLD; encoded by the coding sequence GTGAAAACGAAATACCTGATCATCGGCGCGGGCCCCACGGGCCTGGGCGCGGCCCACCGTTTGAAGGAGCTCGGCGAGGCCGACTTCCTGGTGCTCGAACGCAACCCCCACGCGGGCGGGCTGGCCGCCAGCTTCCGGGACGACAACGGCTTCACCTGGGACATCGGCGGCCACGTGGTCTTCTCCCACTACGACTATTTCGACGCGCTCATGGATTCCCTGCTCGGCTGCGAGCGTCTGGAACACCAGCGCGAGTCCTGGATCCGCACCAACCGCACCTGGGTGCCCTACCCGTTCCAGAACAACATCCGCCATCTGCCGAAAGCGGCCCGCTGGGAGTGCGTGGAGGGGCTGCTGCCCGGCAACCGGCCCGACACGCCCCCCGAGAACTTCGCCCAGTGGATCGACGCGGTCTTCGGCCGGGGCATCGCCCGCCACTTCATGGACCCGTACAACTTCAAGGTCTGGGCCACCCCGCCCGAGCTGATGCAATTCGGCTGGATCGGCGAGCGGGTCTCGGTGGTGGACCTGAAAAAGGTCCTGCGCAACATCATCCTGGAACGCGACGACGTGGGCTGGGGGCCGAACAACACCTTCAAGTTCCCGCTCAAGGGCGGCACGGGCGAAATCTTCCGGCGGCTGGCCGACCGGTTGGCCGACCGCATCAAGTACGATCAGTCCGTCAACCGCATAGACGCCCAGTCCAAAACCGTGACCACCGAACAGGGACTGACAGTAGGATACGAGGCCCTGCTCAACACCGCGCCCCTGGACATTCTGGCCCGCGACTGGCTTACGGACGCGCCGGACGCCATGGTCGACGCGGCGGGCAGACTGACCCACAACTCGGTCTACGTGGCCGGGGTGGGTCTCGACATGGAGCCCGATGCCGTCCCGGACCCGCGCTGCTGGATGTATTTCCCGGAATCGGATTCGCCCTTCTACCGGGTGACCAATTTCCACAACTATTCGCCGAACAACACGGCAAAGCCCGGCGAGCAGGCCGCCTTCATGTGCGAGACGTCCTTCTCGGAGCACAAACCGGAAAACGTCCACGAACTGATGGACCGCACCGTGCAGGGTCTGGTAAACTCCGCCCTGTTGCGCGGGGACAGGGTGGACGACATCCTGACCCGCTGGGAGATGGCCGTGGATTACGGCTATCCCGTGCCGTGCCTCGCGCGCGACAAGGCCCTGAACGTCCTCCAGCCGGGCTTGGAAGCCATGGGCATCCAGTCCCGGGGCCGCTTCGGCGGCTGGAAATACGAGGTCTCCAACATGGACCATTCGGTCATGCAGGGCGTGGAATGGGCCGAGCGCATGGTGAGCGGCACCCCGGAAAAAACCTACACACTGGATTAG